GACATCTTCAAACGCGCGGGCTTCACCGTCGCCGAGGCTACGAACCTCGAAACCGAATGGTTCTGCTTCGACGCGCTCAACACGCCCGCCGACCACCCCGCGCGCGACGCGCAGGACACGCTTTTCATGCCGCGCGAAACGGTCGCAAGCAACGTCGAAAAACACGCCGACGAGCTTTACCTTCTGCGCAGCCACACGTCGTCGGTGCAAATCCGCGCGATGGTAAAGGAGGGCGCACCGATAAGAATCCTAGCCCCCGGCCGCGCGTTCCGCCGCGACACGGTAGACGCGACCCACTCGGCGAACTTCCACCAAATCGAGGGGCTGTACGTAGACAAAAACGTAAAGCTTACCGACCTCAAAGCCGCGCTCGACTACCTCTTCAAAAACCTGTTCGGCTCGTCGGCTAAAACGCGCCTGCGCCCAAGCTTCTTCCCGTTCACAGAACCGAGCTTCGAAGTTGACTTCATGAGCGCGGACATGGGCAAGCTCAGCAACCGCTGGATTGAAATTCTCGGCTGCGGCATGGTAGACCCCAACGTAATCGCGAACGTCGGTCTCGATCCGAAAGTGTACAGCGGCTACGCGTTCGGGCTGGGCGTCGAAAGAATCGCAATGCTCATGCACTCTATAGACGACATACGCCACTTCTACTCGAACGATACGCGTTTCCTCAAACAGTTCGCGTCAAGATAAACAAAGAAAAATTTTCCGAAAATGAAAGTCAGCTTAAAATGGTTAAATAATTACGTCGATCTCTCGGACGTGTCGGCGGAAGCTATTGCGGAGGCTCTGCCGATGCTGGGTCTGGAAGTCGAAAGCGTGGAAACGACGGGCTTGAAGCCGCTCGAACACGTGGTCGTGGGCGAAATTCTCAGCCGCGAACAGCACCCGAACGCCGACAAACTCGGCGTGTGCATGGTAAAAATCGCGCCAGACAAAGAGCCTATCCAGATTGTCTGCGGCGCAAAAAACTACAAAGTGGGAGACAGAGTTCCCGTGGCTCTCGAAGGCGCAAAACTTCCCGCTCCCGACGGCGGAATTTTCGAAATCAAGATTTCGCAACTGCGCGGAATCACAAGCAACGGCATGATGTGCTCGGCGAGGGAGCTTGGGCTTGGCTGCGACCACAGCGGGCTGCTTATCCTCGAAATGCGCCCCGAAGTCGGCACGCCCATCAACGACGTGTTTACAGACTCCGACACGGTATTCGAAATCGAGCTTACAGCAAACCGCGGCGACTGCCTCAGCCATATCGGCGTTGCCCGCGAGCTTGCCGCAAAGTTCGGCAAAAAACTCAAAAAGCCCGAACTCAAATACGTCCCCGAATACGCCGACAAGCCCGACGGCACGCTTCTCGACTCGGTGGAATCGCACACAAAGAACTGCCCGCTCTACACGGCTGTTTCAATCAAGGGCGTAAAAATTGCCCCCAGCCCCGAATGGCTTCGCCGCGACTTGGAGGCGGTCGGTCTGCGCTCAATCAACAACGTCGTGGACGTCACAAACTTCGTCCTCATGGAATACGGACAGCCCCTGCACTCTTTCGACGCGTCGAAAATTCGCGGCAGGAAAATCGTAGTGCGTCAGGCGGCGGACGGAGAGGAAATCCAGACGCTCGACGAAAAGAAATACAAGCTCACTCCGGAAGCAACCCTTATTTGCGACGGCGAGGGCGCGACCGCGCTCGCGGGCGTCATGGGCGGGCTTGACTCGGAAGTGAGCGACTCCACTGCCGACGTCGTGATTGAATCGGCATATTTCAACCCCGGAAACGTCCGCGCGACAAGCCGCAAATACGGAATCAACACCGATTCCTCGTACAGGTTCGCCCGCGACGTAGACCCGCAGTCTACGCTCGACGCCTCGCGCCGCGCGGTGGATTTGATTCTCGAAACGGCCGGCGGCACGGTCTGCGGCGCAACCTGCAAAATCGGCGAAGCCCCGCGCGGAGACCGCACGGTTGAAATCGACATGCCCTACATTGTGGACAGGCTCGGCTTCGAAGTCTCGCAGGCGGACGTTGTCGGCGTGTTCGAATCGCTCGGCTTTTCGGTCGAGGAAAACGGAAACGCGATGAAAGTAAACGTGCCGTCGTTCAGAAGCGAAGTAGACAGACCCGTAGACTTGGTCGAAGAGTTCGTGAGAATCTACGGAACGGACAAAATTCCCGAAACGGAAATGACCGCCGTTGCGCACCTGCGCGACGACGACCCGCTTTTCAAATACAACCGCGCGGTTTCGGATTTCCTTGCCTCGCGCGGCATGAACGAGTGCCAAAACTACTCGCTTAAAGACAGCGCAAAGCTCGCAAAGGTGCACGCAAACGTGGACGCGCTCAAACTTGCGAACCCGCTTACGTCCGACCAAGACTGCCTGAGACCCTCGCTCGTAGACGGGCTGCTCGACGTCGTGCGCCTGAACATCTCGAACGGAAACGACTTCTTCGGATTCTTCGAAAACGGAAAAATCTTCCGCGCCGACCCGAAGGGCAAAATCTGCGAACTTGCCTCAACCGCGTTCGTTATCGCGCCCGACCCCGCAAAACGGCTCTGGAAAAAGCGCGAAGCCCCCGACTTCTTCACTGCAAAGGAATTCGCCTCCGACATTTTGGGAATACTCGGCGTCGACGCGTCGCGCCTGAACTTCGCCGAAACCGACGAGCCGCTCTGGCAGAACGGTTTTGCGGCGGCATGCGGCTCGGAAAAGCGCGAGGGCTTTGTAATCCGCTTCGGGGCAATCAGCGCGGCGCACCTGCGCGAACGCGGAATCGAACGCGTTGTCTACGCGGGCGAAATCATGTTCAAGCCCGACGTCGCCGCCCGCAAGAAGAGCGCGGAAAAATTCAAGGCGTTCAGCCTGTTCCCCGCCGCGCCGCGCGACATCGCGGTAATCGCGAAGGAATCGGAAAGCGCGGAATCGGTTGCGTCGGAAATCAAGAAAGTCGCCAAGCAGAAACTCAAAGGCGCGGACTTCGACATAGAGTCAATCGAGCTGTTCGACTCGTACAGCGGCAAGGGCGTCGACGAAGGCTGCAAAAGCCTTGCGTTCGCCCTCTCCTTCCGCTCGCAGGACAGAACGCTGCCGACCGAAGACGTAAACAAGGTCTTCGACGCAATCTGCGCCGAACTCGGCAAAAAGCGCAAGCTCAGAATCTCGTAATATGGCGAAGAAAAAGACAAACAGCGACGGAGAAATGACGTTCCTCGAACATCTCGAAGAGATGAGGGGCGTGATGTTGAAGTCGCTGCTTGTGTTCGTAATCGCGCTAATCGGGGTCGGGGCGGGATTCTCGTATTTCAATACGGTCATGCTCTACCCGCTCAACGCGGCGAAGAAAATAATCTCGACGACCTCGTTTTTAAGCGGCGGGAAATCGGAGGACGCGGCGGCGGAAAAAGTCGGCCCCGTCTACCTTGTGGACGAAAGCGCGCCCGACAAAAAATCAGGCCCCTACTTCATCGTCGCAAAGGACGAAAACTCCGTGCTGCTCGGCGGGAAAAAGGGAAACTGGTACGACTCGATAAAACTCAGGTCGATGTCGTTTGTGACGCCCATTGTCGTCTGGTTCTATGTGAGCTTTTTGGGCGCACTCTGCATCTCCCTGCCCGCCATTGTGTACTTCGTAATTCAGTTCGTAGCCCCTGGACTTACGGCGGAGGAAAGGAAACTGCTAAGGCCGGGAATGTTTGCGGCGGTCATACTGTTTTGCGTGGGGGCGGCGTTCGCGTTCTCGTTCATGCTGCCGATGGGCATAGCGTTCATGTCGAGTATGTCGGAATCCATGCAGATGGAGATGTTCCCCGACGCGCAGTCGTATTACAGCATGGTGCTTTTCCTGACGCTCGCGGTGGGCGTGGTGTTTGAAGTGCCGCTTATCGAGGTTATTCTAATCTACCTCGGCGTGCTGAATGTCGAGTGGTTGAAGAAGAACAGAAGAATCGTCTTCATGGTGATTCTGATTTTCGCGACTGTCATTACGCCGCCCGACTTCATCACGCAGGTAACGCTTACAATCCCCCTCTACATGATGTACGAGCTTGCCCTGCGGATAGGCTCGCGCATGCGCAAAAACAAGCTCCGCCGCGAGGCGGAGCGCGAAAAGCGCGAAGAGGAGGAGGACGAAAAGGAACGCCGCGAATACGCCCGCATGGTTGCAAAGGAAAGAATCGCCGAAGAGGAGGCGGAAAAAGCCGAGGAAAAAGCGGAGGAATTCGAAATCGACAAATCGCACTACGGCGAGGAAGGCTCAATTCCCGACGACTACGACCCAAACAAAATCGACGGCGACGACTACGACCTCTACGGATACAACGAAGAATTCAACGAAGACGAATACGGGCTTGAACCCTATGTGGACTACGGCAGGCTTTCGCGCCCCGTGCCCGACTTCCAGCCCGATTGGGATTTAAACCGCCCCGACACAAGCTTCATGCAGCCCGACTGGAACCTTAATTCCGACGAGCCGCAGAACGATAATAAACCGTAATGAAATGCTTTGGCACAATTTCGCGGGCGGCGGCGGCGTGCGCGCTTCTGTCCGCCCTTTTGTGCGCGTGTTCCGAACCGCCGAAAATCGAACGCGGGCAGTTCCCGCTTCCGAAAGGCGCGGAAACGGCGGAATGCGAAGTCGGCAAATACGGCGGCATCTTCGTTTTGTCCGATGCGCAGGAGCCTAAAACATTCAACCTGTTGATGGCGTCCGACGCGTACTCGGCGCAGTCGATTTCGCTAATGCTCTCGCCGCTCGTGAACTACGACCCCATGAAAGAGGAGGTCGTGCCCGCGCTCGCGGAATCGTGGACGGTTTCGGAGGACGGCAAAACCTACGTCTTCAAACTGCGCGAGGGTGTGAAATTTTCGGACGGCGCGGAGCTAACCGCAGACGATGTGGTTTTTACGTTCGACGCAATCTTCGCACCGCAGCTCGACGCCGACGGCAAGCCCGTCTTGGACAAAGCCACAAAACGCCCGTTGCTCCGCTATCCGTCGCGCTACGCGGGGCAGTACACAATCGGCGGCGAGCCAATCAAATACAGGAAAATCGACAAGTACACGGTCGAATTCAAGACGAACAAAGTGTACGCGCCGTTTCTAAACGACATCGGGTTCATCGAAATTCTGCCGAAACACAAGCTGCAAAAAGCGGCGGACGACGGCTCGCTTCAACAGGCGTGGTCTACGCAAACGGCGATAAACTCGCCGTCGGAAATAGTGTCGTCGGGGCCCTTCATGCTGTTTTCGTACAAGCCGGGAGAAAGGCTCGTCATGCAGCCCAACCCGCACTACTGGCGGGCAGACAAAAGCGGGCAACGCCTGCCCTACATAGACTTCCTAGTCTACAAATTCGTAGCCGACGTTAACACCGCGACAATCCTCTTCGCCACGGGGCAATGCGACGCCTCCGCCGTCGGCGCAAACGACTACGCGTGGGTGGCAAAATACGCAAAAACCTACGCGTTCAAAATCTACGAGCGCGGGCCGGAAGCCAGCATCTCATTCCTCTGGTTCAACCAAAACGGCGGCAAAAACGAAAGGGGCGAGCCGTTCGTAAAACCCTACAAATTCAAGTGGTTCTCGAACAAAAAATTCAGGCAGGCGGTAATGCGGGCAATCGACCGCGACGGACTGATTAAAAGCGTGTGGTTCTCGCGGGCGAGAAAGCTCGATACAATCATAAGCCCCGCAAACAAAAAATGGCACAACCCCGACACGCCCAAATACGAATACTCGCCCGAAAGCTCGCGGGAAATCCTGCTCTCGGAGGGCTTCAAATACGACGCGTCGGGCGCGCTGCTCGACCCGGAGGGCAACCGCGTGGAATTCGAATTCGTCGTTGCCGACGGCTCGCAAAACTCTTCGGTAATCGCGACGACGTTCGTCGAAAACATGAAATCCATAGGCATTTCCGTGAAGCTTAAATTTCTGGACTTCGGCACGATTATCTCGAAAATCGACAACACTTTCGACTACGAGGCCGCCATGATGGGCTTCACGGGCGGCGGCGACCCCTCCGGCGGCAAGGCAATATACCGCTCCAACGGCTTTCTGCACGTCTGGAACCCGCGCCAAAAATCTCCCGCAACAGACTGGGAAAAACGCATAGACGAAATCATGGACGCGCAGGAAATCGAGATGAACCCCGAAGCACGCAAACGCCTGATTTTCGAAATGCAGAAAATCTTTTCGGACGAGCTTCCCCTGCTCTACCTAATCACGCCGACGGGGTATTCGGGAATCGCGGAAAAATGGCGCAACGTGAAAATTCCGCCATTAGGCTCAATCATCTGGAACATCGACGAACTGTACGAATCGGACGAAAACTAAAACATGTTAAAATTTATCACAAGACGGGTATTTTCATTGATTCCGCTTCTGCTCGGAATCAGCCTGCTTGTGTTCCTTTTGATGTACCTTGCCCCCGGAGATTTTCTGAGCGAGGCGCGAAACTCGAAGGATATTTCGCCCGAAATCGTCAAGCAGGAGGAGGCTCGGCTCGGCCTCGACAAACCGTGGTATGTACAGTACGGACGCTGGCTCAACGGCGTCTCGCCGATTAAAACTTCGCTGCTTCTGCCCGAAAACATGCGCAAGGGCAAAGCTCCGATATATTTCGGCGCGCCGGATTTCGGATATTCGTGGAGCTATAAAATCCCCGTGTCGGAGCTTGTGGGACAGCGGTTTTTCCCGACGCTCTGGCTTGCGCTTGCAAGCACGCTGCTGACGTACGCGGTCGCAATTCCCTTGGGCGTTCTGGCGGCGGTGAAGCGCGATTCGCTCTTCGATAAAATTTCGTCGTTTGCAGCGTACGGCGCGCTCAGCGTGCCCTACTTTTTCCTCGCGCTTCTGGCGGTTCTCTTTGCGGCGACCACGGGCGTTTTCCCGACGGGCGGGCAGGTGTCAATCATGCACGACTTCATGTCGCCGCCCGCACAGCTCGCCGACTACCTCGACCACCTCGTTCTGCCGACGCTCGTTTTGTCGCTCGGAGGAATGGCGTCGGTAATGCGCGTAATGCGCGGGAATTTTCTGGACTATTCAAAGGCGGAATTCGTTACAACCGCGCGGGCAAAGGGGCTTTCCGAAAACGCGATAATGTTCAGGCACGTCTTGCGGAACGCGGTAAACCCGATAATTACATCGTTCGGCTTCGCGTTCGCGGGGCTGCTATCGGGCGCGTTGCTTGTCGAAAACGTCATGAACTACCCTGGGCTCGGGCAGCTGATTTATTCGGCGATAGTAAAGCAGGACCAGTACGTTGTAATGGCGGGCGTGGTGATTGGCTGCGCCATGCTCGTGGCGGGGCAGACGCTCGCCGACGTTTTGCTTGCGCTCGCCGACCCGCGAATCAGGCTCGACAACGAGAAAATCCCGCACGTGAAACTTGCGGCGTTTTTCGGTGCGGCACTCGCGGCGACTGCGCTTTTGACGTGGATTTCGGAGGCGCACCCGCAGGTTTTCGACGCTCTGAAAACTGCGGCAAAATGGATTCTGTTCGCAATGCTCGCAATCCTCTGCGCGGTAATCGCGGCGGGACTTGCGCGGGCGGCGGCGTACTTCGCAAAAAACCTGCTTCGGGCAACGCTCAAACGCCCGCGCGGGGCGGTCGCGCTCTGCGCCCTTGCTGCGATGTACATTGCCGCGGCGCTCGCGCCGTTCATCGCGCCCTACGAGCCAACGCGCCAGTGCCTCGACAAATCGTTCCACCCGCCGACGGGCTTCTTTTTCAAGGACGGCTCGCTCTACGCAAAAGTCTACCGAAACGCCGACCCGAGCATCGCCAAATACGAAGCGGTCGAGGGCGAAGGCGTGCGCGTAAAATTCTTCGCGCGGGCGGCGGATTCCGACTACAAAATTTTCGGGCTTGTTCCCTTCCCCTACAAGCTTTTTGCGGCGGATTCGCAACAGGCGGACGCGCGTATTTTCCTGCTTGGATCCGACTCCACTGGGCGCGACGTTTTCTCGCGCCTGCTCTACGGGGCGCGGGTGTCGCTTAGCATAGGCTTTGTGGGAATTGCAATCACGCTCGCGGTGGGATTCGTGGTCGGCGGGCTGTCGGGATACTTCGGCGGCACGTTCGACTTCGTTTCGATGAGGCTTGTCGAATTTCTCATGGCAATCCCAGGTCTGTACCTGCTTCTTGCAATGCGCTCGGCGCTTGCGCCGCATTTCGACAGTGCGCAGATGTACCTGATGATTGTCGTGATTCTCTCGTTCGTGGGCTGGGCGGGAACTGCGAGGGTAATACGCGGAATGTCGCTTTCGCTCGCAAAAAGCCAGTACGTTCAGGCGGCGAAAGCCATGGGCGAACCGCCTCTTAAAATAATAACGAAGCATTTTCTACCCAACGTGCTCGGCTACCTGATTGTGGGAGCCACGCTCTCGATTCCCGCGTACATTCTGGGCGAGGCGGCGCTGTCGTTTTTGGGGCTGGGCATTCAGGAGCCGTCGGCGTCGTGGGGGCTTATGCTCGCGCAGGCGCAGAACGACACAAAGGTGCTCATGCTCGGCTTCTGGTGGCTGCTGTCTCCCGGGGTCGCGATTTTTGCGACGGTGCTTGCCTTCAACATGCTCGGCGACGTTCTCAGAGACATCGCCGACCCGAAACAAAACAAATGAAAAAATCGCTTTTAATCACATTTCTTGCGCTGTTTTCCCTGTCCGCATTGGCCGATATTGCGCCCGATTTTACGCTGCGCATGCGCGCTCCGAAACCGTTTTTCGAAAAAATCTCCTCGCTCTACCGCAGAATCCACCCCGACCCGAAGCTTGAAATGCAGGCGGCGTTCGCGCTCATGCCCTTCGGGTATCCCGACTTCGGCGGAATCTCGAAGCGCGAAAACGCGGTAGTCTGCGGGTTCGCGACGGAGACCGAAAACCCCGTCTACGTCCTCGGATTCAAGTCGGACGGCAACTCGCGCATGGAAAAAACGCTCGCCGCGCGGAACATCAAACCCGTCAAAAAAGGCGGCTACACGTTCTTTTCGCTTCCGACCGACGCCGATGCGCGGTACATCGACGCGGCCTTCGGAGAGTTTTCAAAAGTCGGGCACTCGCTCGCGGAAATCGACGCGACCCCCGAAGCGTTCAACCGCCTTGCAAAAGGCGCGTTCGGTAAATACACAGCGGACACCGAAAGCGCGAACGTGAAAATCGACGCCGACGCGCGGACAATAAAACTCTGCGCAACCGTGAAGCTCAAAAAAGGCTCGCCGCTTTGCAATGCGGTAAACGAAGTGCGCCGCGTAAAGGAGGCGGAGGAAGCCGAATTCCTGCCGCGCGACGCCGAAATTTTCGCGATAACAAAGGCGTATCTCCCCGACGGAATTTTCGACACGCAGGCGGCAAGGGGCGTCCTGCCGCAAAGGCTCGCCGAACGCATAGATTCGCTCCGCTCGAAAAACGCGGGCACATACGCGGCGGCGGTCTACCTCGGCGGCACCCCGAAATCGCTGGGAATCGGCGCGACGGAAATGACGGAGCGCGAGCTTCTCGCCCTCGCGGAATCCGAACCCGAAGTTTCCGTCTTGGGGCTTAGCGCAAAAAACCGCGCCGAAAAAATCGGCGGCACCGCGTGCCTCGCAACAGAATGCCCCAACGGAAGCACCGTCTATTCGGCGGTCGTAAACGGGCTTTCAGTTTCGTCGGACGACAAAAACCTGTTTGCGGAAGCCGTCGCCAAAATCAAGTCGGCGCGCGGGCAGGCCTACCCGCTGAAAAAATACGCGCGGGACGACTCCGACTTCGTGGCGGTACTCAACAACAACGCGCTCTTGAAGTCCATGCTCGGAAGAATCGGCGCAAGCCTTGACAAGGCGGCGTTCGAAAACACCGTTATTTCCGCCGACGTCGGCTTGGGGAAAATCGAAATCACGGCGTCGATTGACATAGACTCCCTCAACCTTTACTGCGACTTCCTGCGGCTTTCGAAAAATGGACGAACAAGGTAAAATAGCCTCCATAACGCTTTTCAGCGGCATCGACAGGGAGCTTTCGTACATCGCGCCCGACTCCGTCGAAGTCGGCTCGATGGTGCGCGTGCCCCTGCGCGGCGGCTCGGCGGCGGGGGTCGTCACAAAATTGACCGACGCAAAAGACTTCGACTCGTCGGGCTTCAAGCTCAAAAAAATCTACTCGAAAGTTCAGGACGAACCCGTGCTCACGCCCGACCTCGTGCAGCTCGCCCGCTGGATTCGCGACTACTACGGCTGCGGAATCCAAACCGTGCTCGAAACGATGATTCCCGCCGTCGTCCGCGCGGGGAAGTCGGCACTCGAAGCCTTGGAGGTTGCGCCGCTCGCCCTCCCCGACGCCGACGCCCTCGAAAAGCTACGCCGACGCGCCCCCCAACAGGCGGCGGTTTGCGCGTTTCTTGCCGACAACCCCGAACCGCTTTTGAAAACCGCCCTCATGAAACTTTCGGGCGCGCCGTCTCAGGCGATTGACGCGCTCGCAAAAAAGGGAATTCTGGAAATCCGCAAGAGGGTCGTCCAACGCTCGGCATACGACGACGAGCTTTCGGGCGCGGAGGCGGTTTCCTCCGAGCCGCACAAGCTAAACGGCGAACAGCAGGCGGCATTCGACGCAATAATCTCCGACACAAAATCGGGCGGATTCAAAACGCGCCTGCTCTACGGCGTGACGGGTTCGGGCAAAACGGAAGTGTACATGAGGGCAATGCGCGAAGTGCTCGACGCGGGGCGCTCGTGCATATTCCTCGTGCCCGAAATCGCGCTGACGCCGCAGACTGTGGGACGCCTCAGAAGCAGGCTCGGCGAATACCAGCTTGTGGTCTGGCACAGCAACCTTACCGACGGGCAGCGGCTCGACGCGTGGAGAATGCTCGCGTCGGGAAAGGCGAGAGTAGTTGTAGGGGCGCGGAGCTGCATTTTCGCGCCGCTCGAAAATATCGGGCTTATAATAGTTGACGAAGAGCACGACGGCGCGTACAAGCAGGACAAAAACCCGCGCTACAACGGCAGGGACGTCGCCGTTCTGCGGGCTAAAACCTGCGGCGCGGTCTGCGTCTTGGGCTCGGCGACGCCGTCGCTCGAAACGCTCAACAACGCAAAAACGGGCAAATACGAGCTGTCGAGAATTTCGAAGAGAATCGACGGCTGCAAGCTTCCGCTCGTGCACATAGCCGATATGAAGCGCGAAAAGCCCGGCGCGTTGGTGTCGGGAATACTCCGCGAAAAGCTCGCCGACAGGCTCGACAAGGGCGAACAGACGATATTATTTTTAAACAGGCGCGGATACTCAAAGGTGTTCGAATGCCCCGATTGCGGATACGTCGAGGAATGCCCCCACTGTTCTGTCAGCATGACATGGCATAAGAGGGAAAATATAATAAAATGCCACATTTGCGGATATACTGCAAAAGCCCCCGACGCGTGCAAAAAATGCGGCTCGCCGAAGGCCAAATGGCGCGGGCACGGCACGCAGAAGCTCGAAGACGCAATCGCTGCGATGTTCCCGTCGGCGCGAATCGGGCGCATGGACAGGGACGCCATGAAGCGCAGGGACAACTACCGCAAGGTGCTCGGCGACTTCCGCACGGGCAGGCTCGACATACTCATAGGCACGCAGATGATTGCCAAGGGGCTTGACTTCCCGCGCGTCACGCTCGTTGGAATCGTAGACGCCGACATTTCGCTCCACATGCCCGACTTCCGCGCGGGCGAAAAAACCTACCAGCTTGTAGTGCAGGTCGCGGGTCGCGCCGGGCGCGGCGACGGCGAGGGCGAAGTCGTAATCCAGACAATGCAGCCCGAAGCCGCGCCGATTCAGTACGCCAAGCGCGACGACATGGAATCGTTTTTGGAGGAGGAGCTGGCGAACAGAAACGAGTATTCCTACCCGCCGTCGATGAGGCTTATCAGGCACATTTTCCGCTCTCGCAGCGAGCAGAAGCTCGAATTCTACACGGAGGAATGGGCGAAACGCGCGGTCGAGGAATTCGGCGACATATGCCAAGTGCGCGGCCCCGCCCCCGCCCCGCTCGAACGCAGCGAAGACTTTTATAGGTGGCACATCTGGTACTTCTGCAAGAGCGTAAAGCCCGTGGTTTCGGCAATCCGCAGGCTCAAAGACGACTTCAAATTCGACGAGGACGTAGATGACGTTCTCGACGTAGACCCGATGTCGCTCATGTAGGCGCATTTTTTCGGGAATATATGTTTGCGTTTTTGCGGCGGATTTTCAGATAATGCCGAAATGAAATTATTGTCCAAATTCGGCGGCTTTGCAAAACGCGAGCCGCTCGGTTGCTGTTTTGCGGCGGCGTTTTCGCTCGCGCTCGTGGGCGTGTTCGCGACGGCGTTCGCGTTCGTCTTCTACGCGGTCTTCGCGCCAGCGCTCATGCGCAACGCGGTGAAATCCGCAACAGGCTTCGACGCAACCGCCCAGCGCGTCTACGCAAACC
The Opitutia bacterium KCR 482 genome window above contains:
- the pheS gene encoding phenylalanine--tRNA ligase subunit alpha, whose product is MENKINEILAKAKTSLPAAKTKTEVANIGAAITGPNGELTALMKLIPTLDKAERPAMGKLINAAKREIEPLITDAYARIESMEMVSALGEKPDISLPNIDTPRGTIHPLSLTIRKICDIFKRAGFTVAEATNLETEWFCFDALNTPADHPARDAQDTLFMPRETVASNVEKHADELYLLRSHTSSVQIRAMVKEGAPIRILAPGRAFRRDTVDATHSANFHQIEGLYVDKNVKLTDLKAALDYLFKNLFGSSAKTRLRPSFFPFTEPSFEVDFMSADMGKLSNRWIEILGCGMVDPNVIANVGLDPKVYSGYAFGLGVERIAMLMHSIDDIRHFYSNDTRFLKQFASR
- the pheT gene encoding phenylalanine--tRNA ligase subunit beta — its product is MKVSLKWLNNYVDLSDVSAEAIAEALPMLGLEVESVETTGLKPLEHVVVGEILSREQHPNADKLGVCMVKIAPDKEPIQIVCGAKNYKVGDRVPVALEGAKLPAPDGGIFEIKISQLRGITSNGMMCSARELGLGCDHSGLLILEMRPEVGTPINDVFTDSDTVFEIELTANRGDCLSHIGVARELAAKFGKKLKKPELKYVPEYADKPDGTLLDSVESHTKNCPLYTAVSIKGVKIAPSPEWLRRDLEAVGLRSINNVVDVTNFVLMEYGQPLHSFDASKIRGRKIVVRQAADGEEIQTLDEKKYKLTPEATLICDGEGATALAGVMGGLDSEVSDSTADVVIESAYFNPGNVRATSRKYGINTDSSYRFARDVDPQSTLDASRRAVDLILETAGGTVCGATCKIGEAPRGDRTVEIDMPYIVDRLGFEVSQADVVGVFESLGFSVEENGNAMKVNVPSFRSEVDRPVDLVEEFVRIYGTDKIPETEMTAVAHLRDDDPLFKYNRAVSDFLASRGMNECQNYSLKDSAKLAKVHANVDALKLANPLTSDQDCLRPSLVDGLLDVVRLNISNGNDFFGFFENGKIFRADPKGKICELASTAFVIAPDPAKRLWKKREAPDFFTAKEFASDILGILGVDASRLNFAETDEPLWQNGFAAACGSEKREGFVIRFGAISAAHLRERGIERVVYAGEIMFKPDVAARKKSAEKFKAFSLFPAAPRDIAVIAKESESAESVASEIKKVAKQKLKGADFDIESIELFDSYSGKGVDEGCKSLAFALSFRSQDRTLPTEDVNKVFDAICAELGKKRKLRIS
- a CDS encoding twin-arginine translocase subunit TatC, with product MAKKKTNSDGEMTFLEHLEEMRGVMLKSLLVFVIALIGVGAGFSYFNTVMLYPLNAAKKIISTTSFLSGGKSEDAAAEKVGPVYLVDESAPDKKSGPYFIVAKDENSVLLGGKKGNWYDSIKLRSMSFVTPIVVWFYVSFLGALCISLPAIVYFVIQFVAPGLTAEERKLLRPGMFAAVILFCVGAAFAFSFMLPMGIAFMSSMSESMQMEMFPDAQSYYSMVLFLTLAVGVVFEVPLIEVILIYLGVLNVEWLKKNRRIVFMVILIFATVITPPDFITQVTLTIPLYMMYELALRIGSRMRKNKLRREAEREKREEEEDEKERREYARMVAKERIAEEEAEKAEEKAEEFEIDKSHYGEEGSIPDDYDPNKIDGDDYDLYGYNEEFNEDEYGLEPYVDYGRLSRPVPDFQPDWDLNRPDTSFMQPDWNLNSDEPQNDNKP
- a CDS encoding ABC transporter substrate-binding protein — encoded protein: MKCFGTISRAAAACALLSALLCACSEPPKIERGQFPLPKGAETAECEVGKYGGIFVLSDAQEPKTFNLLMASDAYSAQSISLMLSPLVNYDPMKEEVVPALAESWTVSEDGKTYVFKLREGVKFSDGAELTADDVVFTFDAIFAPQLDADGKPVLDKATKRPLLRYPSRYAGQYTIGGEPIKYRKIDKYTVEFKTNKVYAPFLNDIGFIEILPKHKLQKAADDGSLQQAWSTQTAINSPSEIVSSGPFMLFSYKPGERLVMQPNPHYWRADKSGQRLPYIDFLVYKFVADVNTATILFATGQCDASAVGANDYAWVAKYAKTYAFKIYERGPEASISFLWFNQNGGKNERGEPFVKPYKFKWFSNKKFRQAVMRAIDRDGLIKSVWFSRARKLDTIISPANKKWHNPDTPKYEYSPESSREILLSEGFKYDASGALLDPEGNRVEFEFVVADGSQNSSVIATTFVENMKSIGISVKLKFLDFGTIISKIDNTFDYEAAMMGFTGGGDPSGGKAIYRSNGFLHVWNPRQKSPATDWEKRIDEIMDAQEIEMNPEARKRLIFEMQKIFSDELPLLYLITPTGYSGIAEKWRNVKIPPLGSIIWNIDELYESDEN
- a CDS encoding ABC transporter permease subunit, producing the protein MLKFITRRVFSLIPLLLGISLLVFLLMYLAPGDFLSEARNSKDISPEIVKQEEARLGLDKPWYVQYGRWLNGVSPIKTSLLLPENMRKGKAPIYFGAPDFGYSWSYKIPVSELVGQRFFPTLWLALASTLLTYAVAIPLGVLAAVKRDSLFDKISSFAAYGALSVPYFFLALLAVLFAATTGVFPTGGQVSIMHDFMSPPAQLADYLDHLVLPTLVLSLGGMASVMRVMRGNFLDYSKAEFVTTARAKGLSENAIMFRHVLRNAVNPIITSFGFAFAGLLSGALLVENVMNYPGLGQLIYSAIVKQDQYVVMAGVVIGCAMLVAGQTLADVLLALADPRIRLDNEKIPHVKLAAFFGAALAATALLTWISEAHPQVFDALKTAAKWILFAMLAILCAVIAAGLARAAAYFAKNLLRATLKRPRGAVALCALAAMYIAAALAPFIAPYEPTRQCLDKSFHPPTGFFFKDGSLYAKVYRNADPSIAKYEAVEGEGVRVKFFARAADSDYKIFGLVPFPYKLFAADSQQADARIFLLGSDSTGRDVFSRLLYGARVSLSIGFVGIAITLAVGFVVGGLSGYFGGTFDFVSMRLVEFLMAIPGLYLLLAMRSALAPHFDSAQMYLMIVVILSFVGWAGTARVIRGMSLSLAKSQYVQAAKAMGEPPLKIITKHFLPNVLGYLIVGATLSIPAYILGEAALSFLGLGIQEPSASWGLMLAQAQNDTKVLMLGFWWLLSPGVAIFATVLAFNMLGDVLRDIADPKQNK